TCTGTTATTCGATAAAGAAaatacgttttttttttctcttatggTCAATGGAAATGTGTTAAGTCAACGCTTATAAATGgcatcacccaaaaaaaaaggccaaaaaaacCCCCTTGAGAATGGCTAGGTGAAGGAGAATGACTGACGGTGGAAATTGGCAGGCTAGACCAACATAGTTGGACCTACAAATTATGCTTAAAAGCCTATAACTCTGTTCAACTTTGGATATGTaagaaaaaacccaacaacATATGGGTTAAGAGAGAAGCCCAAACAAGAGATAGTTGGGTCCAATTCCGACCCAAAACAGATTCGATCCCTAAGAATTAAAAAACTTGGCCGACGGATTCCCACCACAGTGTTGGTGGATTCCCCTTCTCCCCATGGCACCCAGCTTCGAAACCTCAAGGGTTTCTTTCCTccaatgtaacaaaaaaacaaaacaaaacaaaaacttgaattttgaGTTCCCATTCTGAGTCATGTGAATAATACTAGAAGGCTCCAAATCAAACACATCAAACTTGAGATAATTAGCCATGGCCGCAATCAAGCTAGATTTGTTTGCTAGTGCCAGGAGGACCATACAATAATAAGTAGCCTCTTTTCCAAACCTTGCCCACCTAATAAAACTCCCTTCTCCTCCACACAAACCTATCCTAATCCTCTACAATCATTTTCTCaacctttttctcttctccaaTTGCATTGGCCTCAGCGAACACATGGGACAAGTAGGAGCCCATCACTTTGTCTCTGTGTTTCATGTGGAGCGTTAGCACAAATCTTTTGCGGTTGGTCAGGGGCGGTGGCTCGTTGCAGTATTTAGTTTAAACTTATCGAAGGAAGGCGTCAATGATTTCAtggcctttttcttttcacaagGTGTTTTGCTGAGTCTGAGACCGTCTGTGGAGGGAGGGACTAATCTTGGTTCAGAGGTGAGAGCTAGCGGCTTAGTATAAGTAAGATTATGTTTTTAGAGGTCATCAATGTATTAAGGATTTCCCTGTACAATAATCTATCAAATGATAGTAAACCATTGAATATGATGATCagaaacataaaacaaattcGTGGAGTGGAATATTCCAGAATGATGATTTCTCCATTATGTCAAACTAATATGTAGAAAAAGGAGCAGGTGAACAACCAGCTAAAAAAGCTTTATTTCAAAGACAATTCACTTCAAATTCTACAATCAGAAAAAGGATCTTCCTATGCAAGACCAATAACTTGACACAACACTGCACACTGCGAATGAGCATCACAAACCTGTGAGTAACCGAGATGCCAACAACATACACATTCGAAGCTGGCAGGAATGCCATCTCTAATCTGCTCTGGATTGTCCGGATCGGGATGAAAGGATGATGCCGACAATGAGACCGTACAAAGCCAAAGCTTCAGCAAAGATGAGAATGAGAATCATTCCAACAAAAAGCTTTGGCTGCTGCGCATTCGCCCTGCGGAATAAACCTATTACATCAGGAACATACTAAACATTCTAtcacagaaaagaaaaaagatcaattgcacaagaagaaaacaaggagCAATCCAAATGTACTGCCTGCAGAgccaagaaccaaaaaaacacGGCACCTAAAATCGGGAGAATAAATCTCGAAAACCCTTCGGGGAAACATCCAATTAAAAACTGGGTGGAACAACATTCATGGCAGCAAACACAAGAAGACTAGGGATTACCACTCTACCAACATGGAAAAGATTTTGTCTTTCTTCTGTAAGAGTCACTAAGAAACATTAAGAAGGGTGATCACATTTCTTTCCCATTAATACactcatccaatccaattgtatcaaaacccaacaaacaTTGTAGactaattttcatttataggTCAGTTCTCTTCACATTGCCTAGAAAATTCCACGTATTTCTGCCAGTCTAAAACCTTAATCAAATCCCATAACAATGCCAACAAGTTATTCAAATACCCAATTACTCAAGACAAAACATAATTCTCTTCCAACgcacaaaaaaaacatagcTTCATCCATACAAAACTTAAACAAAAACCAGAAATGGAGGGAAAACCAAATTACCTAACACCGGCATCGCCGACAATTCCGATAGCCATTCCGGCGGAAAGTCCGGCGAGGCCGCAAGCGAGGCCGGAGGAGAGGTGGGCATAGCCATCGAAAAGGTAATAAGATTTGGCCTTCGGGTTAATCCCAGTGCTGATAATCACAGCAATGATCAAACCATAGATACCCAACACTCCCGCCATAACCACCGGAACAATCGATTTCATGACCAGCTCTGGCCTCATTACCCCCATCGACGCCACGCCCACGCCGCTCTTCGCCGTCCCGTACGCTGCTCCCATACCTGAATTGACCAAAAAGCCCCTCTAAGTCATTCAATTTTCACGCAGAAATGAAATGTGCAAATTGGAGCTAGATTTGAAGGGAAAGTTGGGGGTTTTCACTTACAGGAGAAAACTAGGGCGGCCGCCGCACCGAGGAAGCCGAAGAAAGGCGCCGTTTCGTCGCCGCTGAACGTGGATGACGccattttctttgcttttggttttccGATTAGCGATTGGCTTCAGCCTCTCTCAGATTTGGGAAATTTTGATCGCGGAGATTAGAGACTGATAGATTTGGACTCACACGAGCGTTTTGTCGCTTACGAGTCACGACAGCGTGTGGTGCCTCTTTCTCTGAAGCTTCAGTGGGGCCCGCTGATTGATGGGCAACGGGACAAAATGGATAAATGTTGAATTGGGC
Above is a genomic segment from Prunus dulcis chromosome 7, ALMONDv2, whole genome shotgun sequence containing:
- the LOC117634278 gene encoding V-type proton ATPase 16 kDa proteolipid subunit → MASSTFSGDETAPFFGFLGAAAALVFSCMGAAYGTAKSGVGVASMGVMRPELVMKSIVPVVMAGVLGIYGLIIAVIISTGINPKAKSYYLFDGYAHLSSGLACGLAGLSAGMAIGIVGDAGVRANAQQPKLFVGMILILIFAEALALYGLIVGIILSSRSGQSRAD